The proteins below are encoded in one region of Desulfomonilaceae bacterium:
- a CDS encoding alpha/beta fold hydrolase has product MGSQKNLSIPCGSITLEGALDLPESNEKTPQGALILHPHPLYGGNMRNNVVSALAGGLVAHGVATLRFNFRGVGASGGSHGGGVDEIDDVLAAISFLDTFQSLDCSNLILAGYSFGCWVGLKAASLVNRPMRLIGVSPPVDMYDFSFLLNENRPKLLLAGTSDFVCSSKNFNELVTKIPDPKSIITLENTDHFHFGKEDRIVSEALRFLNM; this is encoded by the coding sequence GTGGGATCTCAAAAAAATCTTTCGATTCCGTGTGGATCCATAACCCTGGAAGGGGCGCTGGACCTTCCGGAATCGAATGAAAAAACGCCGCAGGGAGCCTTGATACTTCATCCGCACCCTCTTTACGGCGGGAATATGCGTAATAATGTAGTTTCAGCGCTGGCCGGCGGCCTTGTAGCGCACGGTGTAGCGACGCTGAGATTTAATTTTCGCGGAGTTGGCGCCAGCGGTGGTTCACATGGTGGTGGAGTTGACGAGATCGATGACGTCCTGGCCGCAATAAGTTTTTTGGACACATTTCAGAGCCTGGACTGTTCCAATCTTATCCTTGCGGGTTATTCATTTGGGTGCTGGGTAGGACTCAAAGCCGCTTCACTCGTGAACAGACCCATGAGATTAATCGGTGTTTCCCCTCCTGTTGACATGTATGATTTCAGTTTTCTGCTTAATGAAAATCGACCAAAACTGCTGCTCGCGGGAACATCCGATTTTGTTTGCTCTTCGAAGAATTTTAACGAACTTGTAACAAAGATCCCCGATCCCAAGAGCATAATAACACTCGAAAACACAGACCACTTCCATTTTGGGAAAGAAGACCGGATTGTGTCGGAAGCGCTTCGTTTTTTGAACATGTGA
- a CDS encoding TIGR00366 family protein: protein MEKAMKKGAVSTEGGLARFGLSLADWSEKWFPDALVFALLGIVVVFIVGLLLGESPYKMAVVGGKGFWTLIPFTMQMVMIIVGGYVLASTPAVYWCIQRLASIPSTPRGAIAFVALFSMLTSLISWGFSLIFSGLLVRELVRRVDGIDYRAIGAAAYLGLGSIWAMGLSSSAALLMATKGSVPPALYNISGIIPLTQTIFLKESLITAGALLIVSVLIAYWSAPSAENAKTVDYYGARFDPINLELEPRKKPGEWLEYSPLLTILVCLVLFAYLIDVFRTSPQGPLAALDLNTYNLIFISVGMLLHWRPKRFLRAVGQSIPATGGVLIQFPFYAVIFGMITGTGISAWLAGLFVSITTHNTYALLVAFYSAVLGLFIPSGGGKWVIEAPYVLQAANELKVHLGWVVQIYNAAEALPNLINPFWMLPLLGLLGVKARDLVGYSVLQLIIHTPLIFFLCWLFSLWLPYVPPIK from the coding sequence ATGGAAAAAGCGATGAAAAAAGGCGCCGTGAGCACGGAGGGCGGGCTGGCTCGTTTCGGGCTGTCGCTTGCCGACTGGAGTGAAAAATGGTTTCCTGACGCGCTTGTTTTCGCTCTACTGGGCATCGTGGTAGTCTTCATTGTTGGTCTGCTGCTGGGGGAATCACCATACAAAATGGCGGTTGTCGGCGGTAAAGGCTTCTGGACCCTGATCCCGTTTACAATGCAGATGGTCATGATAATAGTCGGCGGATATGTCCTCGCATCGACTCCGGCAGTGTACTGGTGCATTCAACGACTTGCTTCGATTCCCTCAACCCCGAGGGGAGCGATAGCTTTCGTGGCGTTGTTCTCAATGCTGACCTCACTCATTTCATGGGGGTTCAGTCTCATCTTCAGTGGACTACTGGTTCGTGAACTGGTTCGACGCGTAGATGGCATTGACTATAGAGCCATAGGGGCTGCGGCTTATCTTGGTCTAGGCAGCATATGGGCAATGGGGTTATCGTCGTCCGCGGCGTTGTTAATGGCGACTAAAGGTTCGGTTCCGCCTGCCTTGTACAACATCAGCGGTATAATTCCATTAACACAAACGATCTTTTTGAAGGAAAGCCTGATAACGGCCGGAGCGCTACTCATAGTTTCTGTGCTTATCGCATACTGGTCCGCGCCTTCTGCTGAGAACGCGAAAACAGTGGATTACTATGGCGCCAGGTTTGACCCTATTAATCTTGAGCTTGAACCAAGAAAAAAACCTGGTGAGTGGCTTGAATACAGTCCTCTGTTAACAATATTGGTATGCCTGGTATTGTTCGCCTACCTCATAGATGTTTTCAGGACTTCTCCTCAAGGGCCTTTGGCTGCGCTTGATCTAAATACCTATAACCTGATTTTTATTTCTGTTGGAATGCTTCTCCATTGGAGGCCTAAACGATTCCTCCGCGCTGTTGGTCAGTCGATACCGGCGACCGGCGGTGTCTTGATTCAATTCCCCTTTTACGCCGTCATTTTCGGGATGATAACAGGAACGGGGATATCCGCCTGGTTGGCCGGGCTTTTCGTTTCGATAACCACACATAACACTTATGCGTTGTTGGTAGCTTTTTATTCTGCGGTGCTTGGGTTGTTCATACCCAGTGGCGGCGGGAAGTGGGTCATCGAGGCGCCTTATGTTTTGCAGGCGGCGAACGAGTTAAAAGTCCATCTGGGATGGGTAGTCCAGATCTACAACGCGGCCGAGGCGCTTCCCAATCTGATAAATCCTTTCTGGATGTTACCCTTGCTAGGGTTACTGGGTGTTAAGGCCCGTGATCTGGTCGGCTATTCCGTCCTGCAGTTAATTATTCATACGCCTCTGATCTTTTTCCTATGCTGGCTATTTTCGCTATGGCTGCCTTATGTTCCACCAATCAAATAG
- a CDS encoding DVU0772 family protein yields MKNIREILKDKEIESLIDWELHPFDAVTRYLEWGTNWSRGLNHAKSCNEESAYFKIYATDKPARLMLVRQSHNTYEVVSEVEAPQDLIDASVIHFACKNRACGINDDLKSWLKSEASKSA; encoded by the coding sequence GTGAAAAACATTAGGGAAATACTGAAAGATAAAGAAATAGAGAGCCTGATCGACTGGGAGCTTCATCCTTTTGACGCTGTGACTCGTTACCTCGAATGGGGGACGAACTGGTCAAGAGGGCTGAATCACGCCAAATCCTGCAACGAGGAGAGCGCATATTTTAAAATATACGCAACTGATAAGCCGGCGCGCCTAATGCTTGTGAGACAAAGCCACAACACTTATGAGGTAGTATCTGAAGTTGAAGCGCCGCAAGATTTGATAGACGCCTCAGTAATTCATTTTGCGTGCAAGAACAGGGCGTGTGGAATAAACGACGATCTGAAGTCCTGGTTGAAGAGCGAAGCGTCCAAGAGCGCTTAG
- a CDS encoding AAA family ATPase — MQCHCNDHVPGDWHSHEDCDCHKNQYPTYAFVVTKVVDDYPGTGVVFISKTFMENLGLTDGEAVEVLGSYECVVQAKSHPNSWIDTRMISFDRDTMDRAGFQMFSQVKLRKAVCVDAESVTLQAPDGIDLSKQQIRSMLDKVDGMVLTEGGSVALETNRGETVRFSICATEPHDLCRAAPGTRIRLVDEDGQEYVSSKDTLFKDIGGLQDAVRRVKEVVQLPLKHPEIFDRLGIDPPKGVLLHGPSGTGKTLIARAVAAETGCWFKSVVGSEIMEKYYGESEAKLRTAFEDAFKHAPAIIFIDEIDVLAPRRDTSEGEVERRVTAQLLALMDGLEDRGAVMVLAATNLPNNLDPALRRPGRFDREIHIGVPDVVGRREIIEIHTRNMPLCEVNLDALAEKTHGFVGADIKSLCQEAAYETLRRSLPGLEDTDQELSEDFLEAIAVESGDFERALKNMKPSSGRRFKVDLDAAGWDSIAGYSAEIEFLKETILWPLNNVSFLEKLSVNRPSGLLITGPSGSGKTLMARTIAKESGFNVIEIRGPELLSKYMGESERNIRELFRQVRELAPTVLILDSVDSFAVSGWSDSKVIERIVNQIVLEMNATKSEKPILVVATAARGEDVPPALRATGRFSQELKLRLPIEKDRELIFRKYLSRDGINFIGNYDSPAGESSELSCADLEEISRRAVLNAAKLELEKQDDVPETVTLSEHDILRAIDQWKLMRSL; from the coding sequence ATGCAGTGCCACTGCAATGACCATGTTCCTGGAGATTGGCATTCACATGAGGATTGTGACTGTCACAAGAACCAGTATCCGACGTACGCGTTCGTGGTAACCAAAGTTGTAGATGACTATCCCGGCACAGGGGTGGTTTTTATATCCAAGACTTTTATGGAAAACCTGGGCCTTACCGATGGAGAAGCGGTTGAGGTGCTGGGTTCTTATGAATGCGTCGTTCAGGCCAAGAGCCATCCTAACTCCTGGATTGACACCAGAATGATATCCTTCGACCGGGACACAATGGATAGGGCGGGATTTCAAATGTTTAGCCAGGTGAAGCTGCGAAAAGCCGTCTGCGTTGACGCTGAAAGCGTGACTCTTCAGGCGCCGGACGGAATAGATCTGTCCAAGCAGCAAATCCGTTCAATGCTGGACAAAGTCGATGGTATGGTCTTAACGGAGGGGGGCTCTGTGGCGCTCGAAACTAATCGTGGAGAAACTGTTCGGTTCAGCATATGCGCAACCGAGCCGCATGATCTGTGTAGAGCCGCTCCTGGCACTCGTATAAGACTGGTTGATGAGGATGGTCAGGAATATGTTTCTTCTAAAGACACTCTCTTTAAAGATATTGGAGGATTGCAGGACGCTGTTCGACGCGTAAAAGAAGTAGTTCAACTACCCTTGAAACACCCGGAAATATTTGATCGTTTGGGTATTGATCCCCCCAAAGGAGTTCTCCTGCATGGTCCTTCAGGTACAGGCAAGACGCTGATCGCCAGGGCCGTGGCTGCTGAGACAGGATGTTGGTTCAAGAGCGTAGTGGGCTCGGAGATAATGGAAAAATACTATGGTGAGAGTGAAGCCAAACTTCGGACTGCTTTTGAAGACGCCTTCAAGCATGCTCCCGCTATAATTTTTATCGACGAAATAGACGTTTTGGCTCCCAGACGAGACACGTCGGAGGGCGAAGTCGAACGCCGGGTAACCGCTCAGCTTCTCGCTCTGATGGATGGTCTGGAAGATCGTGGCGCCGTGATGGTGCTCGCTGCTACCAACTTGCCGAATAATCTTGATCCGGCGCTGAGAAGGCCCGGAAGGTTTGACAGAGAGATTCACATTGGAGTTCCCGATGTAGTGGGACGACGTGAAATCATTGAAATCCACACCCGAAACATGCCCCTGTGCGAAGTGAATTTGGACGCTCTGGCCGAAAAGACTCACGGGTTTGTGGGAGCGGACATTAAGTCTTTGTGTCAGGAAGCCGCATACGAAACCCTTAGACGGTCGTTGCCGGGACTGGAAGATACGGATCAGGAACTCTCCGAGGATTTTCTGGAAGCCATCGCAGTTGAAAGTGGTGATTTCGAGAGAGCGTTAAAGAACATGAAGCCATCCTCCGGGCGACGATTCAAAGTTGACCTTGACGCAGCGGGATGGGACAGCATTGCAGGTTACTCAGCGGAGATTGAGTTCCTCAAGGAAACAATCCTATGGCCTCTTAACAATGTCTCGTTTCTTGAGAAATTGAGCGTTAACAGGCCTTCCGGGCTTCTGATCACAGGTCCTTCAGGCTCAGGGAAAACCCTGATGGCGCGCACGATCGCAAAAGAGAGTGGATTCAACGTGATTGAAATAAGGGGCCCGGAGTTGTTGTCAAAGTATATGGGCGAGAGTGAGCGAAACATAAGAGAACTTTTTAGACAGGTGCGAGAACTGGCTCCGACAGTATTGATCCTCGATAGTGTCGATTCATTCGCAGTCTCCGGTTGGTCGGACTCAAAGGTAATTGAAAGAATAGTGAATCAGATCGTACTGGAAATGAACGCTACAAAATCGGAAAAACCAATACTTGTCGTAGCTACCGCGGCGCGAGGAGAAGATGTGCCACCCGCGCTGCGCGCAACAGGGCGATTTTCTCAAGAATTGAAGCTTCGTTTACCCATTGAAAAGGACAGGGAACTCATATTCAGGAAATATCTTTCTAGAGATGGAATAAATTTTATAGGGAATTATGATTCTCCGGCCGGGGAATCCTCTGAGTTGTCCTGTGCGGATTTGGAAGAAATCAGCAGGCGCGCCGTTCTTAACGCGGCAAAACTTGAGCTGGAAAAACAGGATGATGTTCCGGAGACGGTAACGCTCAGTGAACATGATATTCTCAGGGCAATTGACCAATGGAAGCTGATGCGAAGTCTGTGA
- a CDS encoding NifU family protein: MKEEVQAALDLIRPQLQADGGDAEIVEITDEGIVKLRLKGACGGCPMSQMTLKMGIEKVLKERVPAVKAVESVN; the protein is encoded by the coding sequence ATGAAAGAAGAAGTTCAGGCCGCCCTGGACCTGATCAGGCCACAACTTCAGGCAGACGGCGGCGACGCTGAAATTGTGGAAATAACTGATGAAGGAATCGTGAAATTGAGACTTAAAGGCGCTTGTGGAGGATGTCCCATGAGTCAGATGACTCTAAAGATGGGCATTGAAAAAGTCCTCAAGGAAAGAGTTCCGGCTGTAAAAGCCGTAGAATCCGTCAACTAA
- a CDS encoding 4Fe-4S binding protein, with translation MPYRIIEEECRGCQTCARVCPQRASSGEKKKPHHIDVTRCIECGVCGRACPYGAIRDAAGKKPEKVKRSEWPKPYVFKEDCVGCEVCVAVCPFQALAMGELEGESIAGLYDPKACVGCGLCEQACPVHAVQLFWPRELRKSA, from the coding sequence ATGCCATACCGAATCATAGAGGAAGAGTGCCGTGGATGTCAGACCTGCGCGCGCGTTTGCCCTCAGAGGGCTTCCAGTGGAGAAAAGAAGAAACCGCACCATATTGACGTGACCAGATGCATCGAATGCGGAGTTTGTGGACGCGCATGTCCTTACGGCGCCATACGCGACGCCGCGGGGAAAAAACCTGAAAAAGTTAAGAGATCAGAATGGCCCAAACCCTATGTATTCAAAGAGGATTGCGTAGGATGCGAAGTTTGTGTGGCAGTGTGTCCGTTCCAGGCTCTTGCTATGGGCGAACTCGAAGGAGAGTCAATTGCGGGACTGTATGACCCAAAGGCCTGCGTGGGTTGTGGTCTATGCGAGCAGGCTTGCCCTGTCCACGCTGTGCAGTTGTTCTGGCCCAGAGAACTGAGAAAATCAGCTTAA